A region from the Vicia villosa cultivar HV-30 ecotype Madison, WI linkage group LG3, Vvil1.0, whole genome shotgun sequence genome encodes:
- the LOC131656790 gene encoding probable calcium-binding protein CML18 encodes MNKKKNQVNLDDEQIAELREIFRSFDRNNDGTLKPSAEQLEGFIQRADTNNNRMIEFSEFVALVAPELLRAKSPYTEEQLRQLFRMFDRDGNGFITAAELAYSMAKFGHALTAEELTGMIKEADMDGDGTISFQEFAQAITSAAFDNSWA; translated from the coding sequence ATGAACAAGAAAAAAAACCAAGTGAACCTGGACGACGAACAAATCGCCGAACTCCGCGAAATTTTCCGATCCTTCGACCGAAACAACGACGGAACCCTAAAGCCAAGCGCTGAGCAACTGGAGGGATTCATCCAGAGAGCAGACACGAACAACAACAGAATGATTGAATTCTCGGAGTTCGTTGCTCTGGTGGCGCCGGAGTTGTTGCGGGCAAAGTCGCCGTACACGGAGGAGCAACTTCGGCAGCTGTTCAGGATGTTTGATCGGGACGGAAATGGATTCATAACGGCGGCGGAATTGGCTTATTCGATGGCGAAATTCGGACATGCGTTGACGGCGGAGGAGTTGACGGGAATGATAAAGGAGGCGGATATGGATGGCGATGGGACCATCAGTTTTCAGGAGTTTGCGCAAGCGATTACTTCGGCTGCTTTTGATAATTCCTGGGCTTAA